The DNA window CCCTGGCGCTGGTCCCCGACCATCCGCCCGTACGTGTAGGGCAGCGCGGACGGAATGAGCAGCAACAGAAAAACCTGGAAAAGACTGATGAACACGCTCGGGTTCTCGAACGGATGGGCGGAGTTCGCGTTGAAATAGCCGCCGCCGTTGGTGCCCAGGATCTTGATCGCCTCCTGTGAAGCGACCGGCCCGCCCGGGATGCTCTGGTGAACACCGGTGGCCTGGTTGACCACGTCGGTGGCCCAGAAGTTCTGGACCACTCCCCCGGCCATCATGGCAGCGGCCGCCAGGACGGCCAGCGGCAGCAGAAGACGGAACGAGGTCCGCGCCAAATCGACCCAGAAATTTCCCAGCCGGTCCGTCCGGGTCCGGGTGATGCCCCGGATCAGTGCAAGCACCACCACGATGCCGACCGCGGCCGAGAGAAAGTTCTGCACCGCCAGCAGGCACATCTGAACGAAAATCCCGACCGTCGCCTCCGGCACGTAGGTCTGCCAGTTCGTGTTCGTGACAAAGGAAATGGCCGTGTTCATCGCGACCCACGGGTCGACCCCGGACAGGCCGTTGCTGCCGGGCAGCACACCCTGAAGGCGCTGCAGTCCGAACACCAGGAGAATCGACACGGCCGAAAAGACCAGGACGCTGCGCAGGTAAACAGACCATTTCTGGTCGGCGCCGGCGTCGACGCCCGCGAGCCGGTAAAACAACCGTTCAGGGCGGGTGCTTGTCGTGCCGGTGAAAACGCCAGTCATATAGACCCCGAGCGGTTTGTGCAGCAGGGCCAGGGCCAGGATCAGGACACCGACCTGAACGAGGAACGAAACAGTATTGAATGTCATATCGGGCTCACCATTTCTCGGGGTGCAGCAGGGCGGCGACGAGATACCCGAGCAAAGCCAGGCCAGAGGCCAGCAAAACAAGCCACATCACGGCATCGAAAGTCACCGGCCCGTCCCCGTCCCGTCACCCAGGCCGCCGACCAATTTGGACACCAACTCGCCAATCCACACCACGAAACCCATAGACACTACGAGAATCGCAACGACAGCCACATCAGCCATCACAAAGTCCTTTCACCAAACCATCCACAGCGGATATGGCCAGTCAACTCCCGAAATCCGCCCCAAACGGCCGTTTTGACGCTATCTTTACGGCGCAGACCCAAATATTGATGGCCTCTTTACGCATCTGCCCCGCTGGCCCACACGGCCCGGAGTAGCGCCGTATGAGTCACGTGCGGAACCTCGTCTCCCTCCGGAGCCGGATGTGTGGCCTGACGTAGGTGCGGATAATTCATCCTCCGGCTTTCTGCCGCCTTCGATGAGCTTGTCGGCACCGATCCGTGGCGCGAGCAGTGCCCGTGCGCCAGCGCGCCCGTCAAGCCCTGCGAGCCAGGATGCGACCCGCCACCTGAACAGCGTCCTCCAGGGTCGCCGGCGCCCCTTCCTGGAATGCGGCGTCTGTGTCAACTTCGAACGCCGCCAGCACCTGGACATGCACTAATTCACCGGTGGTACCGCTGCACGCCAGCGAGGACGGCGAGTCGGTCTCCCTGGCCACCGTTTACCAGATCCTGCAATCCATGCCCTCTAGTGGGAAGTCGATGTGCTGCGAACCCAGAACACCGAGAACCGTTACCGCCGTTGCCAACGCCAAGAGCATCACCACCACTTAGCCTCTCGCCTCTGCGGACACACGGTTGAAGTCACTGAAAACGCGTTGGAAAGCTGGGCCGGCCACCGCGCGCGAACACGGCTTCGCCGCCGTCTCCCACACCGTCGAACTCCTCGGAATCTGCGCCAGCTGCGAAGGCACCGGGCGCGCCTGAGAGGGGCCTGTCTAGCCGCAAGCAATATCGAAGGCGACTCCGGCAGCAAAGGGCGCGTCCTCGGGCCATCGCCCTGCCCATCGAGGCGCAACCAAACCACAGCGCCGGCGCCCGCGGGAATTCAGGTCGTAAAGCAGGTGCGTCGGAGAACGCATCTCGATCCAGATGGGGTTCCCGACGTGGAATCCCCGGGCGATGCGGACTTACCTCTGGTGTTGAGTGCTTGAATGGGGGCATGGTGGAGCGCAGCGTACTGGTCTCCGGTGGCGGCATCGCCGGCTCGACCGCCGCGTACTGGCTGGCGAAGGCCGGTTGGTCGGTCACGATCGTGGAACGGGCGGCCGACACACGATCTAGCGGCAACCCTATCGACGTACGCGGAGGTGCGGTCGCTATTGCACGGCAAATGGGCATCTGGTCGCGCTTGGAGGAGGCTGCCACCGGTGTCGAACGCTTGGTCTTTGTCGACGCCGACGGGCGGCCACAGGCCACGATCCGCACGCGCCAGCGTGTGGACCGCCATGAGGAGGTCGAGGTCACACGCAATGAGCTCGTCGGCCTGTTGCTCGAGAAGGCCCGGGAGAGCAGCCTCGTCATCCGGGACGACTCGATCACCGCCTTGCACCAGGACGGCGGCGGAATCGACGTCGAGTTTCAGCGGACCCCTTCGCGTCGCTTCGACCTGGTCGTCGGAGCCGACGGACTCCACTCCACCGTTCGACGCTTGGCATTCGGCCCCGAAGAACGTTTTTCCCGCCCATTCGGCATGTTCGTGGGCACCGTGCGCGCCCCTGCGCCGATCGAGGATCCGCGCACCGTGCTGTTGTACAACGAACCGGGAACCTCCTTGACCATCCATCCGGCGGGTGGGAAGCCCGGGTTCGCATTCATCTTCCGTGGGCACCACGATGTCGACTACCGCGAAGCGGACCAAGGCAGACGCCTCGTCGAGTCCACCTACGCCGGAGGCGGGTGGCTCACCACGCTCGCGCTCAAGGAATGGGGCGCGTCCGACGATAGGTACTTCGACGCTGTCACTCGCGTGGACGTACCGCAGTGGACTGCCGGCCGCGTGGTGCTGCTCGGTGACGCGGCGAGTTGCATCTCGCTGTTCGGTGAAGGCTCCAGCAGCGCGATCGTCGGAGCCAAGACCCTCGCCGACGCGCTTGCCGCCCACCCGGACGACCACACCGCCGCCTTCGTCGGCTATGAACACACGCACCGCAATTACGTGCGACCGCTACAACGGGGCGCCGGCATAGCATCGCGCCTCCTCGTACCCAAGACCCGATCGGGCATCACGATGCGCAATGCGGCGTTGAACGCGCTCCCCTTTCGGAACAAGCGGCGAACCGCACCTTCGAGCGACGCTCAATGATAGGGGTGAACCACCCCTTATTGACCCAGCCGCTTGCCTCAGTTCAACTACTGGGTTTGCTCTTCGCCATGCGGCGTATCGCATAGGGAGACAACTGTAACTTTGCTGCGTACACGCCCACCGCCTGAACCCCCGCAGGCGCAGGCAGTCGGCCACCGGCCAGCCTGCCGGGTGAACCGCGGACTGCAAGCAGGCTTACAGTGGGAAACTGCGGCCCGGGGCGGGTCGGCGGTTTGAGTATTTCGAAAGGCTCGCAGTTGAGCAACCATCCAGGTCTGACCCCGCAGGCTGAACACGTTCGATGCCGTTGTCATCGGACTCGGTTCGATGATCGGTGCCGGGGTCTTCGCAGCCTTCACCCCCGCGGCCCAGGCGGCCGGGTCAGGGCTGTTGATCGGCCTTCTGGTCGCGGCTGTCGTCGCTTACTGCAACGCCACGGCCTCGGCCCAGATGGCCGCCGAGTATCGAACCTCCGGCGGCACGTACGTCTACGGGCGGGAGCGGCTGGGCCCCTGGTCCGGCTTCCTGGCCGGATGGGGTTTTGTGATCGGCAAAACCGCCAGCAGCGCGGCCATGGCCCTGACTTTCGCCGCCAGGCGGCGCCGCCGGGCTGGGAACGGCCCGTCGCCATCGCCGCGGTGATCCTGCTCGCCGCAGTGAATTCTCGAGGTGTCACCCGCACGGCGGCGTTGACCCGGATCATCGTGGTCGCCGTGCTGGCCTCCCTGGCCATCGTCGTCGCCGCATGTGGGGGGGGGCCGGAACCGCGGACCCGCTGCGGCTGATCGACGGCGGCCTGCTCTCCCACGGGTGGTACGGGATCCTGCAATCCGCCGGCCTTCTGTTTTTCGCTTTCGCCGGCTACACCCGCATCGCCACCATGTGCGAAGAAGTCATTAACCTGGCGTTGGGCATTGCTGTCGCCGTCGACGCCATCATCGCGGTGAGCATCCTGTCCGTTCTAGGCCCCGACGGCATCGCCGGCACCCCTGCCCCGCTGGCGGCCGCCGTCAGCGCCGGGTCCTGGGACTGGGCCTCCCCGATCGTCAGGGTCGGAGCCGCACTGGCCGCCCTAGGCGCGCTCCTGGCACTGATCGCCGGGCTGGGCCGCACCAGCCTGGCCATGGCCCGCGAAGCTGAGCTGCCCCGGTGGCTGTCGGCCATCCACCCCCGGTTCAAGGTCCCGCACCGGGCCGAGACGGTCCTCGCTGCCGTCATCTGCCTCATCATGAGCGTCGCTGACCTCCGGGGAGCGATCGGCTTTTCCTCCTCCGGGGTCCTGATCTACTACGTGATCGCGAACCTCGCCGCGTTCACCCAGACCGGCGAAAACCGCCGCTATCCCAAGGCCCTGCAGGCAGTCGGCGCCCTAGCCTGCGTGCTCCTGGTAGCGACACTGCCCGTCGAATCAGTGATCGCCGGACTGGTGATGTTCGGTGCAGGCACCCTCTACCGCGTCCTTCGCCTGCGCCGGGAGGCTATGCACGAACCCTAAGAACGCAGCTGCCCATCCGGTCTTCGTCGCCGCAACAACTCCCTACGTCCCCAACATGGCTCTCGGCACCATCTGTCACTGACCAGCCCAAACGATCCCAGAGGGCAGATAATCCGCCTCGGCTCCAGCTCCGCACTGCGTACGTTGACGCTGCGGCGGGATCCGCTCGCCGCACAGTGGCTTCTGGAGTCCATCAGTGACAATTGAGGCCTCCGGGTCTGTTGCGGGTCTATGGGACTTGTTGTGATCGGGTCCTGGATGCACGAGTCCTGTCCGCGCAGCTATCCCTGGGTGACTGAGTTTCAGTTCCGTGGGCGATCCAAGGAACACGACCTTTTGTGGAACATCGTTGCTTTTCGGCTTTGCTGGCTTTGACAGTAAAGCTGTCAAAGCGGGAGCTTGCGCGCCCGGCGATTAGCGTTCCCGGGACGGGCCGTTGCCCGCTGGAGGTAAAGGCGAGGGACAGCAGCGGTCGGCACACGGTGCAGTTCCTGTCCGTCGATCATCCCGTTCGCGGCTGGTTTTCTTTTTGGCTTTCGGGCGTGCTTTGCTTTTGGGCACGAAGTCATTCCTTTCACGCGCTGCAGTGCGTCCATCCTGCAAGCACCCGGGGCACCGCCTCGGGCCGGACCGGCGGGGCTGTCCGGCCAGTGGATGCACGGGAGCGTTCCCGCTGACGGGAAACGGCGACAAGGGCCGGCGTTTTCCGTCAGCAGGTGCAGGGCGCCGCGGCTCCCTGGCCGATAGTGGACAACGGGAGCCCGGCAAGACACCGGTATGAGGAACTGCGAGGGGGCCGACAAGCTGGTCTCCGTTCGACGGGTCACAGGTGCGCGGGAGAGCGCCTGGGCTAGCCTTGGCGGGCTTTCATCCGCGCGTTTTTCTTGTTGATGACGAAGGTGCGGCCGCGGCGGCGGACAATCTGGGCTCCGGGTATTTTTTTCAGCGCCCGCAGCGAGTTCCGTACTTTCATGAGTTGCTCCTTTGTGTTGTTTCGGTGGTCCGGTTCAGGTCGAAGGGGTCTTTGATCGTGCCGGGGCTGGAGGCCATCTCCGCTTCGGTCAGTTCGCAGGCGTTCAGCAGCGCAGCGATTTCGGTGTCGTCGACATCATCGCCGGTGACGGCCAGGACCGTTCCGCGGTCGCCGAATACGGGGTGCCAATCGAGCACGGCATCCGGATCATCCGCGGGAAAAGCCGCGCGGAGTGGCTCCCGTTCCGCCTGCCAAGGGCCCGTGTTCTCCAGCCAGACCCGGGGCCCGATGCCCTGAACGGCGATCCTGCAATCCGGCGCTGATGCCACCCAGAGCCTCCCCCGAAGCCAGCATGATCCTTCAGCGAGGGATGCCAGGGCGTGGCGGAAACGTCCCGGATGCAGGGGCCGCTCAATCCGCTGGACTACCGTGGTGAAGGGCGAGGAAGATTCGGCGGGATCCGCACCGAACCTGGGACGGTGCGTGCCGCCGCCTCTGCGAGGTTGTGCCGGCCGGGCGGGACGTCGCCCGCGCTTTCGGTCACCGCCGCGTGCGGGGCCAACTCATTGATCAGCTGGACTCCGCGGGCACGTGCTGCCGGATCAACCGGCACAAGAGCCGGGTCGGCCAGCAGGACGGTGTCGCTGAACGAAAGCTCCTCCATGAGGAATTCCCCCGGCGTCCGGTCATCCTCCGGAACGGGAGTGAAGCCGGACTCGAACAGGGTGTGGTGGTCCCAGATCTGGTCCTCCACGGCATCCGGAGCGCAAGCCAGCACCACCGAATCAATGGTGAACGCGCCCCCGAGGCCCCTCAGCAGAGCGTGCACGGCCGTCGAGCCAGCCACGGCCGGGGGCAAACCCAGGATGAGGCGGGAACCTGCCTTCAGCAGCCTCTTCACCGTGGGTACGACGTCTAGGCGCACGGTGCAGCTGAGGCATCCGTGTTCCAGGGTCGATTCTTCCCGCTCGAGGCGCCGGCCCTCCTGGAAGGTCCTGCGGATGACGAGCCCGTCTTCCAAGAGATCGTGGAAAACGACAATGGCCCCCGGGGAGTCTGCCGCCAGGGCCGCGCATGCCTTCTGGCGGCTGAAAACATCCAGGGAGCTCACAACAGTTACTTGCATGACAACCACTCTATATGCGAATCATTCTCATCTGCAACAGGCGCCCCCGCGCTCCCCCTCGACATTCAGCGCTGCCCCAGCCCATGAACGACACAATTGCCGACAGGCGCAAAAGCCCCGATCCGGACAGCTGAGCCGCTCAAGAGCACCGATCCGCGCCGGTCAGGCATGCCCGAACCTAATTGACACTGATTCTCATTTAGCCGAGAATTGGCGGTGTTATGAAACCCAGTACCCGCCTCGCGCAGGCCAGGGACCCCCTGGACGCCGAGGACGACGTCCGGCTGCACGAAGGGACCTAAGGTGGAGCGGATGACCCGCCAGCGCTCGGCCCTGAACAGGACGCTTGAGCGGACATCGGAATTCCGCAGCGCCCAGCAGCTGCACTCCATGCTGCGCGAGGACGGCGAATCGGTCTCCCTGGCCACCGTTTACCGGATTCTGCAGTCCATGGCCCACGAGGGCGAAGTCGACGCGTTGCGAACCCAGGAGACCGAAACCCGCTACCGCCGCTGCCAGCGCCGGGAACATCACCACCACCTGGTCTGCTGCCTGTGCGGACACACGGTTGAAGTCACTGAAAACACGGTGGAACGCTGGGCCGGGCGCACCGCGCGAGAACACGGCTTCGCCGCCGTCTCCCACACCGTCGAACTCCTCGGAATCTGTGCAAGCTGCGAAGGAACCGGCCTCGCCTAAGTCGGGCCTGCCGAGGAGCATGCGTACGGCCATATATTGGCGCGCTCAGGTAAGCCGACGGGGCGTCATTGCCAGGAGTCGTCCGTACGTAATGCCAAAAGGCTCTGTACCGCCCCCCACAGAGCCTTGCCGCAGACGGGAAGGGCAGGGTTGGCGGGCAGCGCGATGGCCAATTGGCCACCCCGGGGTGGTCTCGCCCGTCGGACTTACCCGGCCGGACCCGGCTCAGCCACGAATGCGGAAAGCATTGCTCCACACATAAGAAGATGCTTACATTTCTATGTGATTGCCGAGGAATCCCTTTCGGGGGCGGCAGAGTTGTTCAAGGCCCTGTCCCCACATCGCGGCTTCTCATCCTGTGCGCGCTTGCCCACGAGCCCTCGTCTGTAAGCGCACTGACTGGGGCAACGAAATTGTCCCAGCCCTTGGTCTCCCAGCACTGGCGGCTGCTCCGGGGGATCAATCTGGTCACGGCGACCAGGTCAGGACGCGAAATCATCTATTCCCTGACCGATGATCACGTGGCCCGTGTCATCCAAGACGCCATCGCACACAGCCACGAAAGCCAGGCACCGGCCCCTCCGGCGCCCGCGAAGGAGAAGGAACATGACCGAGGAAGTCAAGGCTGAACACACTCTCGCCGAGCACCAGCACGGCGGCCCGGACTGCACACACGTGACCGTCCAGCACGGTGACCATGTGGACTTCATCCACGACGGACACCGCCACGCCGAACACGAAGGCCACTACGACGAACACGACGATCCGGCCGAGCACACGCCGGCCGAGCACCAGCACGGCGGCCCGGATTGCACTCACGAAAAGGTCCAGCACGGTGACCACGTGGACTTCATTCACGACGGACACCGCCATGCCGAACACGAAGGCCACTACGACGAACACTAACAACACCCATGGGAAAGGCTTCGGGGAGATCCCCCGGAGCCTTTCCCATGGGCGCTTTCTGCTCACCCCTCTGGCTGTCAGCCCGTCCCTCCGTGAACCCTGCAAAAGGCCTGTGACACGCAGGCTCCCAGCGCTTGCGACCCCTCGGCACTGGCCATCCTTGAGCGTCAGGCGGGCCGATCATCGAGGCGGCTGAAATGAGCACATAACGGACTCCGGCCACGGAAGACGCACGCGGACATTCCGCCGCCGCAGTACCGAAGTCCTCATCCTGTATGGTTAACGCGATTGATTCTCAATAACAGATAGGGCTTATCAGATGCAGGACGAAATTCACGGCCGGCGGCGTCCGGCGGCTTTTGTGGCGGCGGCAGGAACGGCGCTAATGCTGCTGCTGGCTGGCTGCAGTTCCACCGTACAGGCGTCCGCGCCGACCGGAACGGGAACGGTGGAGGTGGCCACGTCGACGGATGTCTACGGGGACATCGTCCACGTCATCGGCGGGGACAGGGTCCACGTCACTCCCATCATTCACAGCGCATCCCAGGATCCCCATTCCTATCAGGCGACCACTCAGGACAAGCTCACCGTCTCCAAAGCCAGGATCCTGATCGAGAACGGCGGCGGATACGACGACTTCTTCAGCACTCTCGCTGCGGACAACACCGCCGGCGACCAACAGGTCATCAACGTCACCAAACTCTCCGGACTGGCACCCCAAACCGGGACAGCCAGCCAGGGCGCCTCAGGGACGCCGGAATTCAATGAACACCTCTGGTACAACCTTGAGGCAATGACCACGTTCGCGGACACCCTGTCCGGGGAACTGGCCCGCGTCGACCCGGCCGGCGCGTCTTCGTTCGCCGCCAACGCCGACCGGTTCAAAGCCGAGCTCGGCAAGCTCAAGGACCGCACCGCCGCGCTGAAGGCGCGCCGCGGCGGCGAAGCGGTCGCCATCACCGAACCGGTCCCCCTCTACCTGCTCGACGCGGCCGGCCTGGTCAACAAGACCCCGGAAGAATACAGCCACGCCATCGAAGCCGGCCAGGACGTCCCCGTCCCCGTTCTGCAGAAGACCCTGGACCTGATCTCGGGCAAAGCGGTGAAGATGCTCGCCTACAACGACCAGACAGAAGGCCCACAAACCAAGAAACTCAAGGATGCCGCAACCGCGGCCGGCGTCCCCGTGGTCGACTTCACCGAAACCCTCCCCGAGGGCCAGAACTACCTCCAATGGATGAGCGCCAACGTCGACCACGTCGAAAAGGCCCTGCAACCCTAGACCAAGCTGCCACTCAGTGCGTTGCCGTGCCAGTTCCGGTCGCTTCAGCAGCCAAGGATGGAGCGGAGGGTGGCAAGGGCCTTGGCCGCAGTTTCGGGGTCCGCTGCGCCGGAGGTGATGTCGCCAACGGCCTTGGCGTTCCGTCACCTGTAGATGGGACGCGACCCAGCGGGCGGACCACTAATCCGGGGGCGGTCTCGGGGACGAATAGCCGTCATGGGCCAAGGTTTTCCCACGCTGCCCTGCGTAGCGTCGGAGTTGTCACAGCGGTCTGGGCTCTACGGGGAGGAGGCACAGATGGATTTTCACGGCTCATTGCGCCTTTTCCCCGCGGTCCTTATCACGGGCATGGCAACGTCCCCGGCCGGAGCCGGGCACATCCTCGGCGGCGAAGTGCTTCCCTGCCCAGGGACCATTGCAGTTCTGACCGCACTGCTGCCGGGGCACCGATGAAAGCAGCAAGAACCCTCGTCATTGCCTGCCTTTTGTTAGCTTTGCAAGTTACCCCAGCCCAGGCGGCAACCACTGGGGGTTCCCCGCCTCCGGACCACACCGTGCTGGGCAACGACATCTCCTGGCCCCAGTGCGGCGGGGACATTCCGGAACCCCGGGGATTCGCAGTCATCGGCGTGAACGGCGGGCGGCCGAATACCACCAACCCCTGTCTGGCCATGCAACTGACCTGGGCGGCCAGCACCTCAGATCCGGCCAAAGAGCCACCTGTCGCGCTCTATGTCAATACAGCCAATCCCGGATCCGCAGCGGCCTCGTGGTGGCCCACATCAAACGCCTATCAGGGCGCCAACGTCAGCAACCCCTATGGGAAGTGCGACGGCACCGACACCGCGGCCTGTGCCTACATCTACGGGTACGCCATGGCCTATGACGACGTAAACGTCCGAGGCGTCACCGATGCCAAACACCGTATGTGGTGGCTGGATGTGGAAACCGGGAACAGCTGGTCACCGGACCCTGCAGCCAACACCGCAGACCTGGAGGGCATGACGACATATCTGCAGAGCATCGGCGCAGAAGTAGGTATCTATTCCACGATGTATCAGTTCGGCGAAATCACCGGCACGGTTGACCCCGGCAGCAACCTGAACAAACTCAAGAGCTGGATCGCCGGGGCAACATCAAAAGCCTCAGCGCGGGCCTACTGTTCCTCTTCGCCGCTCACATCCGGCGGGACCGTTGCCCTGACGCAATTCACCGCGGGACCTTTCGACTACGACTACCCGTGCCTCCCCCTCCCCTCGACGCCTCCAGCACCGCCGAAACCGCGGAACCCACCTGATCTGCCGAAACCGCCGGATCCGGCGGATCCGCCCCGCGCGTTATCACCCATGCGCTTCTACTAACCTGACTAACGGTTTCCGGTTCCCGTCATCTTTACCGGTAGTCATCCCGGCCGCTGGCCATTGCATCGATCGGGTTCATGTCGTCGCTGCCGGTTCGGGCCGAAGGCATTCGTCTTTTCCACGAGGCGGGCGGGTTGGCTGATTTAGGGGACGACACAGGGTCTTGACGGAGGTGCCAGCGAAGAACGATCTGCGGGGCCAGCCCCTGCCAATGGCACAGAGCGAAGCGCGATGTCCACACTCCCATCACCTGCCTGCCACGACAGAAAAGTGCCTTCGCCAGGCAGACACAGGCACCTAGATTC is part of the Arthrobacter sp. KBS0703 genome and encodes:
- the kdpA gene encoding potassium-transporting ATPase subunit KdpA; this translates as MTFNTVSFLVQVGVLILALALLHKPLGVYMTGVFTGTTSTRPERLFYRLAGVDAGADQKWSVYLRSVLVFSAVSILLVFGLQRLQGVLPGSNGLSGVDPWVAMNTAISFVTNTNWQTYVPEATVGIFVQMCLLAVQNFLSAAVGIVVVLALIRGITRTRTDRLGNFWVDLARTSFRLLLPLAVLAAAAMMAGGVVQNFWATDVVNQATGVHQSIPGGPVASQEAIKILGTNGGGYFNANSAHPFENPSVFISLFQVFLLLLIPSALPYTYGRMVGDQRQGFTIAAVMGSLWLASTAFMGWGVAAAQGSATAAAGGLGEGFEQRFGAAPSAIYAAATTLTSTGAVNVAHDSLPPLVGGTAMLNMMLGEVAPGGTGSGLYGMLILAIIAVFIAGLMVGRTPEFMGKRIGPREMKLAAIYILVTPALVLALTGLTVLLPDIVANAPSSGPHQFSEILYAFTSGANNNGSAFGGITTSGPYLSALLGVAMLLGRFLPIVLVLALAGSLAQQRGIPQSSGTVPTHGWLFGSLLLAVTVILTALSYFPALALGPLAEGLLR
- a CDS encoding potassium-transporting ATPase subunit F, producing MWLVLLASGLALLGYLVAALLHPEKW
- a CDS encoding transcriptional repressor — its product is MLRTQNTENRYRRCQRQEHHHHLASRLCGHTVEVTENALESWAGHRARTRLRRRLPHRRTPRNLRQLRRHRARLRGACLAASNIEGDSGSKGRVLGPSPCPSRRNQTTAPAPAGIQVVKQVRRRTHLDPDGVPDVESPGDADLPLVLSA
- a CDS encoding FAD-dependent oxidoreductase, giving the protein MVERSVLVSGGGIAGSTAAYWLAKAGWSVTIVERAADTRSSGNPIDVRGGAVAIARQMGIWSRLEEAATGVERLVFVDADGRPQATIRTRQRVDRHEEVEVTRNELVGLLLEKARESSLVIRDDSITALHQDGGGIDVEFQRTPSRRFDLVVGADGLHSTVRRLAFGPEERFSRPFGMFVGTVRAPAPIEDPRTVLLYNEPGTSLTIHPAGGKPGFAFIFRGHHDVDYREADQGRRLVESTYAGGGWLTTLALKEWGASDDRYFDAVTRVDVPQWTAGRVVLLGDAASCISLFGEGSSSAIVGAKTLADALAAHPDDHTAAFVGYEHTHRNYVRPLQRGAGIASRLLVPKTRSGITMRNAALNALPFRNKRRTAPSSDAQ
- the ykgO gene encoding type B 50S ribosomal protein L36, which encodes MKVRNSLRALKKIPGAQIVRRRGRTFVINKKNARMKARQG
- a CDS encoding GTP-binding protein, whose protein sequence is MERPLHPGRFRHALASLAEGSCWLRGRLWVASAPDCRIAVQGIGPRVWLENTGPWQAEREPLRAAFPADDPDAVLDWHPVFGDRGTVLAVTGDDVDDTEIAALLNACELTEAEMASSPGTIKDPFDLNRTTETTQRSNS
- a CDS encoding Fur family transcriptional regulator, translating into MTRQRSALNRTLERTSEFRSAQQLHSMLREDGESVSLATVYRILQSMAHEGEVDALRTQETETRYRRCQRREHHHHLVCCLCGHTVEVTENTVERWAGRTAREHGFAAVSHTVELLGICASCEGTGLA
- a CDS encoding helix-turn-helix transcriptional regulator; protein product: MLTFLCDCRGIPFGGGRVVQGPVPTSRLLILCALAHEPSSVSALTGATKLSQPLVSQHWRLLRGINLVTATRSGREIIYSLTDDHVARVIQDAIAHSHESQAPAPPAPAKEKEHDRGSQG
- a CDS encoding metal ABC transporter solute-binding protein, Zn/Mn family — its product is MQDEIHGRRRPAAFVAAAGTALMLLLAGCSSTVQASAPTGTGTVEVATSTDVYGDIVHVIGGDRVHVTPIIHSASQDPHSYQATTQDKLTVSKARILIENGGGYDDFFSTLAADNTAGDQQVINVTKLSGLAPQTGTASQGASGTPEFNEHLWYNLEAMTTFADTLSGELARVDPAGASSFAANADRFKAELGKLKDRTAALKARRGGEAVAITEPVPLYLLDAAGLVNKTPEEYSHAIEAGQDVPVPVLQKTLDLISGKAVKMLAYNDQTEGPQTKKLKDAATAAGVPVVDFTETLPEGQNYLQWMSANVDHVEKALQP